From Acidobacteriota bacterium, a single genomic window includes:
- a CDS encoding SLC13 family permease, with product MDFQLTVTFVILIVALILFFTDKIPGDLTALLTVVAFGLTGILTPQEAFSGFSRTAVITIIAIFIIAEALRRSGVSEQVGNILLKVGGKSELRLIVTTMMAGAFLSLFMNNIAAAAVLLPAVSGAAQKSRVSTAKLMMPLAFGTTLGGMATLLTTANIILSSMLHDNNLQGYGLLDFAPVGLPLAVIGISYVAFFGRNALPGGTSLLERTQAPSTQEQNDLIETYHLDRRLFRARVPKKSFLIGKTLAECTLREDFSVSIVAIERNGKRLLTISPQTEIKDRDVLILEGDEVDFRQRDVEPYMEFLPATEWHEEDLESRAAVVIEAIVAPRSRLIDQTLRSAHFREKYGMNVLAIWRGDQEFFIDLSEIPLQFGDALLLQGPREKLSVVRDNQDLIVLLSKENQEITVPNKGRAAIAIIVATLAFAAFYPELTGPIMLAGAVAMMIVGIVTTEQAYASIGWTTVFLVAGLLPMGIALTKTNAAGIVATGIVSTLGPYGPLALLAGIFLVTTILVQAMNGAAVVAIIGPVAIQIATQVGIDPRSLVMGVALASSMAFITPLGHPVNIMVMSPGGYNFRDFMKIGIPMTIILFIAVMILLPIVWNFEIR from the coding sequence ATGGACTTCCAACTCACAGTTACCTTTGTCATCTTGATCGTCGCGTTGATCTTGTTTTTTACGGACAAGATTCCGGGAGATCTGACCGCGCTTCTAACCGTTGTCGCGTTCGGGCTGACCGGCATTTTGACGCCTCAGGAAGCGTTTTCAGGCTTCAGCCGCACGGCTGTAATCACGATCATAGCCATCTTCATCATCGCCGAGGCTCTGCGGCGCAGCGGCGTCAGCGAACAGGTCGGAAACATCCTTTTGAAGGTCGGCGGGAAAAGCGAACTTCGGCTGATCGTTACGACGATGATGGCCGGGGCCTTCTTGTCACTGTTTATGAACAACATCGCCGCCGCCGCGGTGCTGCTTCCCGCGGTTTCCGGGGCGGCGCAAAAGTCCCGGGTCAGCACCGCAAAACTGATGATGCCGCTCGCGTTCGGGACAACGCTCGGCGGGATGGCCACGCTCCTGACGACCGCCAACATCATTCTCAGCTCGATGCTTCACGATAACAACCTGCAGGGATACGGGCTTTTGGATTTTGCTCCGGTCGGTCTGCCGCTCGCGGTCATCGGAATCTCCTACGTCGCCTTTTTTGGCCGTAACGCTCTGCCTGGCGGCACATCGCTGCTCGAGCGAACGCAGGCCCCGAGCACGCAGGAGCAGAATGACCTCATTGAAACCTATCATCTCGACCGCCGGCTGTTTCGGGCGCGCGTGCCGAAAAAATCGTTTCTGATCGGCAAGACGCTTGCCGAGTGCACGTTGCGAGAGGATTTCAGCGTCAGCATCGTCGCCATCGAACGCAACGGCAAACGATTGCTCACGATCTCGCCGCAGACCGAGATCAAGGATCGCGACGTCCTCATTCTTGAGGGCGACGAAGTCGATTTCCGGCAACGCGACGTTGAGCCGTATATGGAGTTTCTCCCGGCGACGGAATGGCACGAAGAAGATCTCGAATCACGGGCCGCAGTTGTCATCGAAGCGATCGTCGCGCCTCGTTCGCGGTTGATCGACCAAACGCTTCGAAGTGCGCACTTTCGCGAGAAGTACGGAATGAACGTGCTGGCGATCTGGCGCGGCGATCAGGAGTTCTTTATCGATCTTTCGGAGATTCCGTTGCAGTTCGGTGACGCCTTGCTGCTTCAGGGGCCACGCGAGAAACTGTCGGTCGTGCGCGATAACCAAGATCTTATCGTCTTGTTGTCGAAGGAGAATCAGGAGATCACGGTCCCGAACAAAGGCCGCGCGGCGATCGCGATCATCGTCGCGACGCTCGCGTTCGCGGCGTTCTATCCCGAACTCACGGGCCCGATAATGCTCGCCGGCGCGGTTGCAATGATGATCGTTGGGATCGTCACAACGGAACAGGCTTACGCGTCAATCGGTTGGACGACCGTTTTCCTCGTCGCCGGACTTCTGCCGATGGGAATCGCGCTGACGAAAACCAATGCCGCCGGGATCGTCGCGACGGGAATTGTCTCGACACTCGGGCCATACGGACCGCTCGCGTTGCTCGCCGGTATCTTTTTGGTGACGACGATCCTGGTTCAGGCGATGAATGGCGCCGCCGTCGTGGCGATCATCGGCCCGGTCGCGATCCAGATCGCGACGCAGGTCGGGATCGATCCGCGCTCTCTTGTGATGGGCGTCGCATTGGCAAGTTCGATGGCCTTCATCACGCCGTTGGGGCATCCCGTCAACATTATGGTGATGAGTCCCGGCGGCTATAATTTCCGGGACTTTATGAAGATCGGGATCCCGATGACGATCATTCTCTTCATCGCCGTGATGATTCTCTTGCCGATTGTCTGGAACTTCGAGATTCGC